A window of the Brassica napus cultivar Da-Ae chromosome C5, Da-Ae, whole genome shotgun sequence genome harbors these coding sequences:
- the LOC106401875 gene encoding monothiol glutaredoxin-S11 has protein sequence MDKVLRMSSEKGVVIFSKSSCCLSYAVQVLFQDLGVSPKIHEIDKDPECREMEKALMKLGCSKPVPAVFIGGKLVGSTNEVMSMHLSSSLVPLVKPYLC, from the coding sequence ATGGACAAGGTTCTGAGAATGTCATCGGAAAAAGGAGTGGTTATATTCAGCAAGAGCTCGTGTTGCTTGTCCTACGCGGTTCAAGTCCTCTTCCAAGATCTTGGGGTTAGCCCTAAGATCCACGAGATCGACAAGGACCCCGAATGCCGAGAGATGGAGAAGGCACTGATGAAGCTAGGCTGCTCAAAGCCAGTTCCAGCCGTCTTCATTGGTGGTAAGCTCGTTGGTTCCACCAACGAAGTCATGTCCATGCACCTAAGCAGCTCCTTGGTTCCCTTAGTGAAGCCATATCTATGTTAA